The genomic interval TTCCGTTGCGACGCTTGGGACGTTCAAAGCTGACGTCGCCAGGACCCGCCTGAACGAACTCATGCTTCAGGCGATGGGTTCCCGTAGCAGCGCCGGGCTGGCCGGGCAAATAGTACGCCGTGAACTTTCCTTCTGCGTCGGTCCTTGCCAAGGACGGGCGACCTTCGATCGGAATCAGCTCGATGCTGACATTCGGTACAGGTTTTCCGTCGGATAGCACCACACCAGTGACTTGTCCCAGCGAAGGACCACCAGGACCGCAGCCGACAAAGGTGGTCAGCGCAGTCGCCAAAGCGACCGAAGTGAAGACAGCTTTTTCTTTCGTCATGATCAATACTCCTTGTCTATGACCCAGTGGTCGGCGCGGCCGTTCAAGGCCGGAAAAACGTTTACAAAGTCGACGCTGTCGGTGATGAATCGAACCGAGCCATCTCCATAGAGAAACTGAACACCACCGACATGCTGAGATCGAAAACCATTGTGCAAGGTCGTTTCCCACTCTTGCGTGTAGTTTCCTGAATAGAGGCTGTTGTTGGGAAAGCGTGGGACCGTCACATTGGCCGTTTGCCCCCACCAAGGCGCGGCCCCCCATTCAAAGAACATTCTGTTGGACGACCACATGCCGCCGTTGCCGCGACCGGGGCGTGCGTCATACCGCTTGCGATCAAAGTCGTACATGTAGGCGCCGTGTTCTCCCACGGCAATCGTGTTGCTCAAACCATCCAGCACACTTGCGAAGGTACGTCTGGTGAACCTGTTGTTCCGCATGGAAAAAAAGCCGTCATCCTGAAGCCATCCGTATCCGGTCCATGTCGCGGTCCCGTTGTAGTAACGATCCCAGTTGAATTCTGTGTCTCCAGGGTCGTAGTAGTATCCGACAGAACCAACGTAATCCGGGATCTGAACGCTGTACGTCGCGGGAGCGTTGGAATCCCAAGCGCGCGTCGCATTGCTGGCGTTCTGGATTCGCTCCTTCGGCATTGCACTTGATGGACAATAGTAAGAAGGCACACGGGATTCCGACATGACTTTCCAATTCTTGTTTGGCAGTCCGGATGCGTTGGTGTCGCTGAAGTCAGTCCCGGAGTAGTCGAGCTTTTCAGCAACCGCAGTTTGTTCCAACTGAGGCAAGATCGTTACCAGCCAAGAAGGACACGCTGGCGGAGTCGGGCCACTCGTCGATGTCGTATCGGGTGAACCCAGGTTGCCCGGTATTTGACGGAACGCATCGTGGTAGTTGTGAACCGCAATGCCGATTTGTTTCAAGTTGTTCGAGCACGACATGCGTCGCGCGGCTTCTCGCGCAGCCTGTACCGCGGGCAGCAGCAAGCCGACCAAGATACCAATGATTGCGATCACAACGAGCAGTTCCACGAGTGTGAAAGCGCGCTCGCCTGCGTAACGCTTTCTCGTGTCGGAAATCGAAGGGACGGATCCTCTCGAAGAAGTGGACATCAAGCTTTCCTGTTGATGGGGTGAGTCTTTCTCGTCGCCAACCGAACCGGCGACCTGGATGCCGGCTAAGCGAATGCGGTGCCAAAACACATGGCTGTGAAATGAGCGTTGACGCAGAGAAACTTGCGTCGATGCTTCATTGGGGAAAGATCAAGCACCAACGTTTATGGCAGCGAACGTCCGCTCCACCCTTAAGCTCGAGTGAACTTGAGTTCGAATGAAAAAAGATTTGCGTTCCAGCGATCGCTGATCCGTTTGATTCGCCTATCGCCTGTACGAGTGTGCACAAAAAACAGGCAAGCATTTCCTGTCCACTGACACGTCACTCACTGACACGACACTCAACGAACCTGGGGAGATGACAGTGACAAGAAACGGATCGCCGACATCATTTGCCCTGTCGCCCTGGGCTTTCATACTCGGCCCTTTCGGGACACGGGGCCAACAGATCTAGGCGGATGGCGAGTCAGGTCGCCGCAGGCTCGCGACTGCGGCAATCATGGTGCCTTTAGCAGGCTAGAAGGGTTTTACGTGGGGTTCCTCGCTGCTTGCCGTTGCTAGTTCTGCTTTGCTGTGTAATATTTCCGGCTTGAAACGCCAATGCTGACGAATTTCTGCGGGCACGGAAGCGAATTCTTGATTGAAAGTCGCTTCTGATTTGAGTCTGCTCTTGCTAACAACGCTTGTTGTTCGCGATAGAGCCACTCGCTCGCTGTTCTTCAGTCCTGCACACTGCCCGCTTCGGTACCATCCCTTGCGGGCTTTGGCTCAAAATGACTTTGTGAAAATAATCACAAAGTCATGAAGGGCTTCGCAGTGGGCGGCAATGCATTCCGTGCCGGTCGCACGGTTGAATTGAGATTCGTGCGGACGGGCAGGCCGTGGATGAGCGGTTTTGCGAACGAATAGACAACGCGAGGCGAGTGATTCATCGAAATGATTACGATCAAAGAAGGCTTGGACCTGCCGATTTTGGGGAACCCTGAGCAACATGTTCAGGTTGCCAAGCCCGTCACGCGAGTGGCCTTGCTCGGCGATGACTACATCGGCATGAAGCCCACGATGTTGGTTCAGGTGGGTGATCGCGTGAAGCTTGGGCAGCCGTTGTTCACGGACAAGAAAACCGAGGGCGTGATTTTTACGTCGCCCGCTGCTGGAATGGTTGCCGAGATCAATCGTGGTGCCAAGCGAAAATTCGAGTCGATCGTGATCGACGTCGATCAGAATCCGGGCGATGACGATGTGGTGGTTTTCGATCAAGCCGCAGGAGCTGACCCGCTGGCACTTGGCCGCGAGGGGGTTCAAAACGTGCTGGTCGAAAGTGGTCTTTGGACAGCGATTCGCACGCGGCCCTACGGTCGTGTCCCGGCACTAGGCTCGGTCCCTCACTCGATCTTTGTCCAAGCGATCGACACGAATCCGCTGGCGGCGGACCCTGTCGTCGCGATGGCTGATCGCAAGGATCAGTTCACACTCGGCCTGAGTTGTTTGACTCAGCTCACCGATGGCAAAGTCCACGTGTGCAAGGCTGCTGGTGCTGAGATCCCTGGCTCGGGTGTCGCTGGTGTGACGGTCACTGAGTTTGCCGGCCCTCATCCCGCTGGATTACCCGGCACACACATTCACATGCTGGATCCGGTTGGACCTGGCAAGGTGGTTTGGTACATCAACTATCAAGACGTGATCGCAATCGGAGCATTGCTCAGCAGTGGCAAGCTCGATGTGCGACGCGTGATTTCGCTCGCCGGTCCGGTGGTCAAGCAACCGCGTTTGCTGGAGACTCGCCTGGGCGCGGATGTTTCTCATTTGGTGGACGGCGAGATCGATGGTGATGTCAAAGTGCGTCAGATTTCCGGTTCTGTGTTGCACGGCCGAACCGCGGCCGGTTTCCATACTTACTTGGGACGCTACCACAATCAAATTTCGGTTCTGGCGGAAGGCGACGAGCGAGAGTTCCTGGGCTGGCAGAAACCCGGCTTTGACAAGTTCTCCGTAACACGTGTGTTCGCTTCGGCGATGTTGCCCAACGCCAAGTTTGCTTTCACGACCAGCACCGGCGGCAGCGAGCGTGCGATGGTTCCACTGGGAACTTATGAGAAAGTCATGCCGCTGGATATCTTGCCGACTCAACTGCTGCGGTCGTTGATCGTTCGCGACACTGACCAAGCCCAAATGCTGGGTGTTTTGGAATTGGAAGAAGAAGATTTGGGACTGTGCACCTTCGTCTGTCCCGGAAAGTACGAATACGGATCATTGCTGCGTGAAAACCTGACAACGATCGAGCGTGAAGGTTAAATCGAGCGTGAAGGATAAACGGAACGGACCATTTTTTCCCTGCGAAAGCTCATCGAAAGGCTCTCCCAGAAAGCTTAAATCATGAAACTACTTCGAAACGCGTTGGACAAAGTCCATCCCTTGTTCAGCAAGGGTGGCATTTTGGAAAAGGCGTATCCCATGTACGAAGCGTTGGACACGTTTTTGTACACGCCCGGGGAAGTCGCCCACGGCACCACCCACGTCCGAGACAACATCGACCTGAAACGGATGATGATCACGGTGGTGATGGCGCTCGTTCCGGTCACGCTCTTTGGAATGTGGAACGTGGGCTATCAAGCCAACACGGCCATCGCCCAAGCGGCGTCGGTAGGCATGGGATACACCGGCGATTGGCACTACACGATTCACCACTTCATGGGTTTTACCAACGACCCAGGAAACATTGCCGATTGCTTTACCCTTGGCCTGATCCACTTCCTGCCGATTTACATCGTCTGCATGTTTGTCGGAGGTCACGTCGAGCTGGTCTTTAGTGTGCTGCGAGGCCACGAGATCAACGAAGGATTCCTGGTCACGGGGCTATTGTTTCCGCTGACGTTGCCTCCCTCGATCCCACTTTGGCAAGTCGCCGTGGGGATCACGTTCGGGGTGATTGTCGCGAAAGAGGTCTTCGGAGGCACGGGACGAAACTTCCTGAACGTCGCTCTAACCAGTCGAGCTTTCCTGTACTTCTCCCACGCCGGTGAAATCAGCGGCGACAAAGTGTGGACGGCAGCGGACGGTTTCAGCGGTGCGACCGCTTTAGGTCAAATGGCCAGCCCACCGAACCCGGATGCGGTTGCCGCCGATGGCATCACCGCCGCACTGACTTCGGTCAACTATTCGCTCGGTGCCGGCGACCAACCTGCTCGCTGGACCGACAGCATCACTTGGATGGATGCCTTCCTGGGCAATGTCCAGGGTTGCATCGGAGAGACGAGCACATTGCTGTGCATCGTGGGCGCGGCCATCTTGATCATGACCGGGATCGGTTCCTGGAGGATCATGGCCGCTGTGATCGGCGGCGTGATTGGGACATCAATCTTCCTCAACCTCGTCAACGTCGGCACCAACCCGATGATGGGATTGCCGTTTTACTGGCACTTGGTCATCGGTGGCTTGGCGTTCGGATTGGTTTTCATGGCGACAGACCCGGTCAGCGCTTCGATGACAGAGACGGGAAAATGGTGGTACGGCGGGTTGATCGGATTCATGACCGTGCTGATCCGCTGCCTCAATCCCGCGTTCCCCGAAGGCATCATGTTGGCGATCTTGTTCGGCAACGTGTTCGCACCACTGATTGATTACTTCGTCGTCTATTTCAACGTTCGCCGGAGGATGGCACGCTATGCAACAACGTGATTCCCTGGGCTACACCATCATGGTCGCCGCCGTTCTGTGCGTCGTGTGCAGTCTGTTTGTGAGTGCGGCCGCGGTGGGCTTGAAGAGCAAGCAAGAAGCCAACAAGGTCTTGGACCGCAAGAAAAACATTTTGGACGCCGCTGGACTTTCCACCGGTGAATTTGGAAAGGTCGCCAACGAACTGTCCGTCGAACAGATTGATCTGCTGTACAAACGCGTCAGTGAAGGTCTGGTGGACCTGCAAACCGGTGAGTACGTCACCGACAGAAACGTGGCAGAATATGATCCCCGTGAAGCAGTCAACAAAAAGGAAACCAGCATCGAACTGATCAATCCTGAGTTCGATCCAGGCGTCAAGAAACGTGAGACGATCGCCAAAGTCTACTTCGTCACGCCTCCCGATGCTGACAAGTTTGACCAGATTGTGCTGCCGGTCTACGGCAAAGGGCTCTGGTCGACGCTGTACGGTTACCTGGCTCTCAAGAGTGACTTCAACACCATTCAGGGCCTGACGTTTTACGAGCATGCCGAGACGCCCGGACTGGGCGGCGAGGTCGACAACCCAAAATGGAAAGAGCTCTGGGAAGGTAAGAAACTCTACGGTGAAGACGGCAAACCGAAGGTGGAGGTCGTCAAAGGCTCTGCACCCAGCGGCAACAGTTACGCCGTCGATGGACTCTCCGGAGCAACCATCACCAGTCGTGGCGTCACTAACCTGATCCGATACTGGGCGAGCGATGACGGATACGGTCCGTTTCTGGACAAACTGGCCGAGAACCCTGTAGGACCACCAGCCCAAGAGGCAGGAGAGTAAACATGGCAGACGCAAAAATCAAAGACGTCTTGGTCGATCCTTTGATCGACAACAACCCCATCGCTTTGCAGATCCTCGGGATCTGCTCCGCGTTGGCTGTGACGACCAAAATGGAAACGTCACTCGTGATGGCGATTGCCGTGCTGGCCGTGACCGCCTGCAGCAACTTTGCCGTCAGTGCCATTCGACAATACATCCCGTCAAGCATTCGGATCATCGTTCAGATGACCGTCATTGCTTCGCTCGTCATCGTCGTCGACCAGATTCTCAAAGCGTATTTGTTCGACATCAGCAAGCAACTCAGCGTGTTCGTCGGACTGATCATCACCAACTGTATCGTGATGGGACGTGCCGAAGGATTCGCGATGAAGAATGGCCCC from Stieleria varia carries:
- a CDS encoding carboxypeptidase-like regulatory domain-containing protein, which translates into the protein MTKEKAVFTSVALATALTTFVGCGPGGPSLGQVTGVVLSDGKPVPNVSIELIPIEGRPSLARTDAEGKFTAYYLPGQPGAATGTHRLKHEFVQAGPGDVSFERPKRRNGKKPEALVLEPKEIQVVAGESIELELKLVESK
- a CDS encoding DUF1559 domain-containing protein, coding for MSTSSRGSVPSISDTRKRYAGERAFTLVELLVVIAIIGILVGLLLPAVQAAREAARRMSCSNNLKQIGIAVHNYHDAFRQIPGNLGSPDTTSTSGPTPPACPSWLVTILPQLEQTAVAEKLDYSGTDFSDTNASGLPNKNWKVMSESRVPSYYCPSSAMPKERIQNASNATRAWDSNAPATYSVQIPDYVGSVGYYYDPGDTEFNWDRYYNGTATWTGYGWLQDDGFFSMRNNRFTRRTFASVLDGLSNTIAVGEHGAYMYDFDRKRYDARPGRGNGGMWSSNRMFFEWGAAPWWGQTANVTVPRFPNNSLYSGNYTQEWETTLHNGFRSQHVGGVQFLYGDGSVRFITDSVDFVNVFPALNGRADHWVIDKEY
- a CDS encoding Na(+)-translocating NADH-quinone reductase subunit A, translating into MITIKEGLDLPILGNPEQHVQVAKPVTRVALLGDDYIGMKPTMLVQVGDRVKLGQPLFTDKKTEGVIFTSPAAGMVAEINRGAKRKFESIVIDVDQNPGDDDVVVFDQAAGADPLALGREGVQNVLVESGLWTAIRTRPYGRVPALGSVPHSIFVQAIDTNPLAADPVVAMADRKDQFTLGLSCLTQLTDGKVHVCKAAGAEIPGSGVAGVTVTEFAGPHPAGLPGTHIHMLDPVGPGKVVWYINYQDVIAIGALLSSGKLDVRRVISLAGPVVKQPRLLETRLGADVSHLVDGEIDGDVKVRQISGSVLHGRTAAGFHTYLGRYHNQISVLAEGDEREFLGWQKPGFDKFSVTRVFASAMLPNAKFAFTTSTGGSERAMVPLGTYEKVMPLDILPTQLLRSLIVRDTDQAQMLGVLELEEEDLGLCTFVCPGKYEYGSLLRENLTTIEREG
- a CDS encoding NADH:ubiquinone reductase (Na(+)-transporting) subunit B → MKLLRNALDKVHPLFSKGGILEKAYPMYEALDTFLYTPGEVAHGTTHVRDNIDLKRMMITVVMALVPVTLFGMWNVGYQANTAIAQAASVGMGYTGDWHYTIHHFMGFTNDPGNIADCFTLGLIHFLPIYIVCMFVGGHVELVFSVLRGHEINEGFLVTGLLFPLTLPPSIPLWQVAVGITFGVIVAKEVFGGTGRNFLNVALTSRAFLYFSHAGEISGDKVWTAADGFSGATALGQMASPPNPDAVAADGITAALTSVNYSLGAGDQPARWTDSITWMDAFLGNVQGCIGETSTLLCIVGAAILIMTGIGSWRIMAAVIGGVIGTSIFLNLVNVGTNPMMGLPFYWHLVIGGLAFGLVFMATDPVSASMTETGKWWYGGLIGFMTVLIRCLNPAFPEGIMLAILFGNVFAPLIDYFVVYFNVRRRMARYATT
- a CDS encoding Na(+)-translocating NADH-quinone reductase subunit C, which gives rise to MQQRDSLGYTIMVAAVLCVVCSLFVSAAAVGLKSKQEANKVLDRKKNILDAAGLSTGEFGKVANELSVEQIDLLYKRVSEGLVDLQTGEYVTDRNVAEYDPREAVNKKETSIELINPEFDPGVKKRETIAKVYFVTPPDADKFDQIVLPVYGKGLWSTLYGYLALKSDFNTIQGLTFYEHAETPGLGGEVDNPKWKELWEGKKLYGEDGKPKVEVVKGSAPSGNSYAVDGLSGATITSRGVTNLIRYWASDDGYGPFLDKLAENPVGPPAQEAGE
- a CDS encoding NADH:ubiquinone reductase (Na(+)-transporting) subunit D; its protein translation is MADAKIKDVLVDPLIDNNPIALQILGICSALAVTTKMETSLVMAIAVLAVTACSNFAVSAIRQYIPSSIRIIVQMTVIASLVIVVDQILKAYLFDISKQLSVFVGLIITNCIVMGRAEGFAMKNGPVVSFFDGVGNGLGYGLVLVFVAFFRELFGSGKVMGHTVMELTRDGGWYNPNNLMLLPPSAFFLIGFMIWIIRAAKPEQIEEA